A stretch of the Sphingosinithalassobacter tenebrarum genome encodes the following:
- the glgP gene encoding alpha-glucan family phosphorylase, with the protein MADLSVALKGASTAFVTMEIAIAPEMRCYSGGLGVLAGDYLRAAADLALPMVFVTLANREGYVLQEIDAQGNQIDRPHPWEPGDHAVPLDTVVTVPVAGRDVAVRAWMHVSEGVTGARVATLLLDTDLPQNSAEDRALTGRLYGGDARYRLRQEAVLGIGAARLLSAIGLAIGHWHLNEGHAALLPLELVRAGSDIDTVRRACVFTTHTPVAAGRDRFAFGLMEAELPRDYRAAYDRVLPDAEDLDMTLLAMRLSGYANAVSKRHRDVASDLYPGEDIAYVTNGVHPGYWAAPAMQALFDAQASGWREDSDALAAIAMTDPARVAQAHEAARANLIESVRTRTGRQLDPQRPILCYARRMTGYKRPTLMFEDLDRLRTIARRHPFTLLIAGKAHPNDGGGKDAIRAIHDFARQCDDMPSVVFLPGYGLELAHLLVGGADVWLNLPVPPLEASGTSGMKAAINGGLNLSTPDGWWLEGVREGANGWTIGDGDTDPDRHGALLLDMLAKTVLPAWYEDREGWNGMMRDAIATIGPAFSAQRAMREYARDAYRFDGLRG; encoded by the coding sequence TTGGCCGATCTGTCCGTCGCGCTCAAAGGCGCCTCGACTGCGTTCGTCACGATGGAAATCGCAATCGCGCCGGAGATGCGCTGCTATAGCGGCGGGCTGGGTGTACTTGCGGGGGATTATCTGCGCGCGGCAGCCGATCTGGCGCTGCCGATGGTGTTCGTCACGCTCGCCAATCGGGAGGGCTATGTCCTTCAGGAAATCGATGCGCAGGGCAATCAGATCGATCGTCCGCATCCCTGGGAGCCGGGGGACCATGCGGTGCCGCTCGATACAGTGGTTACGGTGCCGGTCGCGGGGCGCGACGTTGCGGTGCGCGCCTGGATGCATGTCAGCGAAGGCGTGACCGGCGCCAGGGTCGCGACGTTGCTGCTCGACACCGATCTGCCGCAGAACAGCGCCGAGGACCGCGCGCTGACCGGTCGGCTATATGGCGGCGACGCGCGCTATCGGCTGCGGCAGGAGGCCGTGCTCGGCATCGGCGCGGCGCGGCTGCTGAGCGCGATCGGGCTCGCGATCGGGCATTGGCACCTCAACGAAGGCCATGCCGCGCTGCTGCCGCTCGAACTGGTGCGCGCCGGATCGGATATCGACACGGTGCGCCGCGCCTGCGTCTTCACCACGCACACGCCCGTCGCGGCGGGGCGCGACAGGTTCGCGTTCGGGCTGATGGAAGCGGAGTTGCCGCGCGACTATCGCGCCGCTTATGATCGCGTGCTGCCGGATGCCGAGGATCTCGACATGACGCTGCTCGCGATGCGGCTTTCGGGCTATGCCAATGCCGTGTCGAAGCGGCATCGCGACGTCGCCAGCGATCTCTATCCGGGCGAGGACATCGCCTATGTCACCAACGGCGTCCATCCCGGCTATTGGGCGGCGCCGGCGATGCAGGCGCTGTTCGATGCACAGGCCTCCGGCTGGCGCGAGGACAGCGACGCGCTCGCCGCGATCGCCATGACCGATCCCGCGCGTGTCGCGCAGGCGCACGAGGCCGCGCGCGCGAATCTGATCGAAAGCGTCCGCACGCGCACCGGGCGGCAGCTTGATCCGCAGCGGCCGATCCTCTGCTATGCGCGCCGCATGACCGGATACAAGCGGCCGACGCTGATGTTCGAGGACCTCGATCGGCTGCGAACGATCGCGCGGCGCCATCCCTTCACGCTGCTGATCGCGGGCAAGGCGCATCCGAATGACGGCGGCGGCAAGGACGCGATCCGCGCCATTCACGATTTCGCGCGGCAATGCGACGACATGCCGTCGGTAGTGTTCCTGCCCGGATATGGGCTCGAACTCGCGCATCTGCTCGTCGGCGGGGCGGATGTCTGGCTCAACCTGCCGGTGCCGCCGCTCGAAGCCTCCGGGACCAGCGGGATGAAGGCGGCGATCAACGGCGGCCTTAACCTCAGTACCCCCGACGGCTGGTGGCTGGAGGGCGTGCGCGAAGGCGCGAACGGCTGGACGATCGGCGATGGCGATACCGATCCCGATCGCCACGGCGCGCTGCTGCTCGACATGCTTGCAAAAACGGTGCTGCCCGCCTGGTATGAGGATCGCGAAGGCTGGAACGGCATGATGCGCGATGCAATCGCGACGATCGGCCCCGCCTTCAGCGCGCAACGGGCGATGCGCGAATATGCGCGCGACGCCTATCGCTTCGACGGTCTGCGCGGCTAG
- a CDS encoding sodium:calcium antiporter encodes MIIWLAFLACAAVIMMAGPVLTRQADAIANASGLSRSWVGLILLATATSLPELLTGLSSVTLADAPNIAVGDVLGSCIFNLLLIAVLDLLSRDQSLFGTIDRSHILTATLGLILIGTVGALLIVARGALDFRIAHVSIYSPFLVILYFVAVRASFRHQGHAGGVVSEPQPDARLGPAILRYAGAALVICLAGALLPFIGVALAEAMGWKTSFVGTLFVAAATSLPELVVMLAALRLRAVDMATANLLGSNLFDVLILAIDDFAYTRGALLADASPAHAGSAFAATIMSGIVIIGILDQPRARFFGVIGWISILLVAVYVLSAYSIFLLGQ; translated from the coding sequence ATGATCATCTGGCTCGCATTTCTCGCCTGCGCCGCGGTCATCATGATGGCCGGGCCGGTGCTGACGCGGCAGGCCGACGCGATCGCCAATGCCAGCGGGCTTTCGCGTTCCTGGGTCGGGCTGATCCTGCTCGCCACCGCCACCTCGCTTCCCGAATTGCTGACCGGCCTGAGTTCGGTGACGCTCGCCGATGCGCCCAACATCGCGGTGGGCGATGTGCTGGGGAGCTGCATCTTCAACCTGCTGCTGATCGCGGTGCTCGACCTGTTGAGCCGCGACCAGTCGCTGTTCGGCACGATTGATCGCAGCCATATCCTCACCGCGACGCTCGGGCTCATCCTGATCGGAACGGTTGGCGCGCTGCTGATCGTCGCGCGGGGCGCGCTCGATTTCCGCATCGCCCATGTCAGCATCTATTCGCCCTTTCTGGTGATCCTCTATTTCGTCGCGGTGCGCGCTTCCTTCCGGCATCAGGGGCACGCTGGCGGCGTGGTGTCGGAACCGCAGCCTGACGCGCGGCTGGGACCTGCGATCCTGCGCTATGCGGGCGCGGCGCTGGTGATCTGTCTCGCCGGCGCGCTACTGCCGTTCATCGGCGTCGCGCTCGCCGAGGCGATGGGTTGGAAGACCAGCTTCGTCGGAACCCTGTTCGTCGCCGCCGCCACGTCGCTTCCCGAACTGGTGGTGATGCTCGCCGCGCTGCGGCTGCGCGCGGTCGACATGGCAACCGCCAATCTGCTGGGCAGCAACCTGTTCGACGTGCTGATCCTCGCCATCGACGATTTTGCCTATACCAGGGGGGCGCTGCTCGCCGATGCTTCGCCGGCGCATGCCGGATCGGCCTTCGCCGCGACGATCATGTCGGGGATCGTCATCATCGGCATCCTCGATCAGCCGCGCGCGCGCTTCTTCGGCGTCATCGGCTGGATCAGCATCCTGCTCGTCGCCGTTTATGTGCTGAGCGCCTATTCGATCTTCCTGCTCGGGCAATAG
- a CDS encoding 2-hydroxyacid dehydrogenase: MRVAVFSAKGYDRRFLEASNRRFGHDLIFFDARLDTATAQLADGADAVCVFVNDCVDADVLAALDRLGVRTVALRCAGFNNVDLPAAEALEIAVVRVPAYSPEAVAEFTIGLLLALDRKIHRAWARVRENNFALDGLIGRNVHGRVAGVVGTGRIGALVARALRLGFGCEVLASDPYEDENLKAIGVRYVPRAQLLTESDIISLHCPLTPDTRHLIDREVIARARKGLVIVNTSRGALIDTSAVIEGLKRGDIGGIALDVYEQEADLFFADLSDEIVQDDVFQRLLTFPNVLITGHQAFLTEEALTAICDTTLGNLAAVEAGEPLVNRVSSASHMGCPVQPIVP; this comes from the coding sequence ATGCGCGTCGCCGTTTTCAGTGCCAAGGGCTATGATCGCCGCTTCCTCGAAGCGTCGAACCGCCGCTTCGGGCACGACCTCATTTTCTTCGACGCGCGGCTCGACACGGCAACGGCGCAGCTTGCCGACGGCGCCGACGCGGTGTGCGTCTTCGTGAACGATTGCGTCGATGCCGATGTGCTCGCCGCGCTCGATCGGCTCGGCGTGCGCACGGTGGCGCTGCGCTGCGCGGGGTTCAACAATGTCGATCTGCCCGCCGCCGAGGCGCTGGAGATCGCGGTGGTCCGCGTTCCGGCCTATTCGCCCGAGGCGGTCGCCGAATTCACCATCGGGCTGCTGCTCGCGCTCGATCGCAAGATCCATCGCGCCTGGGCGCGCGTGCGTGAGAACAACTTCGCGCTCGACGGACTGATCGGGCGCAACGTTCATGGCCGCGTCGCCGGGGTCGTCGGAACCGGCCGGATCGGGGCGCTCGTTGCCCGCGCGCTGCGGCTGGGCTTCGGCTGCGAGGTGCTGGCGAGCGACCCCTATGAGGACGAAAATCTCAAGGCGATCGGCGTACGCTATGTCCCGCGCGCGCAATTGCTGACGGAGAGCGACATCATCTCGCTCCATTGCCCGCTCACCCCCGACACGCGCCATCTGATCGACCGGGAGGTGATCGCCCGGGCGCGCAAGGGGCTGGTGATCGTCAACACCAGTCGCGGCGCGCTGATCGACACGAGCGCGGTGATCGAGGGGCTGAAACGCGGCGATATCGGCGGCATCGCGCTCGACGTTTATGAACAGGAGGCCGATCTGTTCTTCGCCGACCTGTCCGATGAAATCGTCCAGGACGATGTGTTCCAGCGGCTGCTCACTTTCCCCAACGTCCTGATCACCGGCCATCAGGCGTTCCTGACCGAGGAAGCGCTGACCGCGATTTGCGACACGACGCTCGGCAATCTCGCCGCGGTGGAAGCCGGCGAACCGCTGGTCAACCGCGTATCGAGCGCCAGCCATATGGGCTGCCCGGTTCAGCCCATCGTCCCGTGA
- a CDS encoding DUF2934 domain-containing protein: protein MTDTRIRERAFAIWEEEGRPHGRDKEHWERASREVTESAPAKAPAKPKRSRAKAAPATAGDAKPAPKRTRAKAEAKAPADASAPAKSRSRKTSKE from the coding sequence ATGACCGATACACGTATTCGCGAACGGGCCTTCGCCATCTGGGAAGAAGAAGGCCGCCCGCATGGGCGCGACAAGGAGCATTGGGAGCGCGCGAGCCGGGAAGTCACCGAAAGCGCGCCCGCAAAGGCGCCCGCCAAACCCAAGCGATCGCGCGCCAAGGCCGCACCGGCGACGGCTGGTGACGCGAAGCCCGCCCCCAAGCGCACGCGCGCAAAGGCCGAGGCAAAGGCGCCCGCCGATGCGTCCGCACCGGCCAAGTCACGAAGCCGCAAGACAAGCAAGGAATAG
- a CDS encoding alpha-1,4-glucan--maltose-1-phosphate maltosyltransferase, with the protein MSFSSCIASAGPELLAGVEPVADALTRAKDAGFESLLWRPETLLHGSGDIVPTPLAEAVGKIGLRLLVETDPARFPLEHPLVEKQPALFSVRRTADRAAVVDPRRPRPAHGEARARMQAPEAATTIAPAIADALAALTELGVAGFRFDQASRFGIAPLRDLVAAMRQRLPDAQLLAGQPGLTRPDALALEGCGLDALVSSFDWWDLHAPWLVEEWSELRHVAPLLAELRDAPLDADDPVALDRRMLAAAATGRGLILPLEMIEARPETAARAAALARETQALGGEMRQVTGPGAPVTALLRTAAPDMRCADAASILLINRGAQPVAAPDASGLLASVGEALCFDDAKRAEAPLAGGEVRMLDLKRAKPVLLRRKDRVDRAVEAPRLVVEEMTPRVDGGDFPVKCVTGEQLTVEAKIYADGHEQLAAELLWRPADAKKWTAVRMEQLPNDGWRAAFRPERLGRHEFTVQGWLDRFGGFRRDFGKKLDAGVALAVDYAEGRVLVERARDRSSGKLRDTLGKWAERLAGDNDADALLSPELAAAMDAADDRPHLLAGPVQLLDAERLQARFSSWYELFPRSQTDDPARHGTFADVEKRLPQIRAMGFDTLYFPPIHPIGRTHRKGPNNSLTAGPDDPGSPYAIGSKDGGHTALHPELGSFDDFARLIAAAREHELEIALDFAIQCSPDHPWLKEHPGWFDWRPDGSIKYAENPPKKYQDIVNVDFYQPDALPDLWVALRDAVLFWIDKGVKVFRVDNPHTKPLPFWEWMIADIRARHPDAIFLAEAFTRPAMMYRLAKIGFSQSYTYFTWRDHKGELTDYLTELTTQAPKDFYRPHFFVNTPDINPKFLQTSGRPGFRIRAVLAATLSGLFGVYSGFELCEAAPVPGKEEYLDSEKYEVKPRDWQAPGNIVADITLLNRLRRAYPALQTHLNTRFLVAHDEAILYYAKPSPDGADMILVMVSLDPHHAREADFEVPLWEFGLADHESIGVEDLVSGDRFAWHGKMQHVRLTPDHPYHIWRIAPGAAA; encoded by the coding sequence TTGTCCTTCAGCAGCTGCATCGCTTCCGCCGGCCCGGAGTTGCTTGCGGGAGTCGAGCCTGTCGCAGACGCTCTGACGCGTGCGAAGGACGCGGGGTTCGAGTCCTTGCTCTGGCGGCCAGAGACGCTGCTCCACGGCAGCGGCGATATCGTGCCGACGCCGCTGGCCGAAGCGGTCGGGAAAATCGGATTGCGGCTGCTGGTCGAGACTGACCCGGCGCGTTTTCCGCTCGAACATCCGCTCGTCGAAAAACAACCGGCGCTGTTTTCAGTACGCCGGACGGCTGATCGCGCCGCCGTGGTCGATCCGCGCAGACCGCGCCCAGCGCATGGCGAGGCGCGCGCGCGGATGCAGGCACCCGAAGCCGCGACGACAATCGCCCCGGCCATTGCCGATGCCCTGGCCGCGCTGACCGAACTCGGCGTCGCGGGCTTCCGTTTCGATCAGGCGAGCCGGTTCGGCATCGCGCCACTGCGCGATCTGGTCGCGGCGATGCGCCAACGTCTGCCCGATGCGCAGCTGCTCGCGGGGCAGCCCGGACTGACGCGGCCTGACGCGCTCGCACTCGAAGGTTGCGGGCTCGACGCGCTGGTCTCGTCCTTCGACTGGTGGGATCTCCACGCGCCCTGGCTGGTCGAGGAATGGAGCGAGCTGCGCCATGTCGCGCCGCTGCTCGCCGAATTGCGCGATGCGCCACTCGACGCCGACGATCCGGTCGCGCTCGACCGGCGCATGCTCGCGGCGGCGGCGACCGGGCGGGGGCTGATCCTGCCGCTCGAGATGATCGAGGCGCGGCCCGAAACGGCGGCGCGCGCTGCGGCGCTTGCCCGCGAGACGCAGGCGCTGGGGGGCGAGATGCGGCAAGTGACCGGACCCGGCGCGCCGGTGACCGCGCTGCTGCGCACCGCTGCGCCCGATATGCGCTGTGCCGATGCGGCGAGCATCCTGCTGATCAATCGCGGCGCGCAGCCGGTAGCGGCGCCCGACGCATCGGGCCTGCTCGCAAGCGTGGGCGAGGCGCTGTGTTTCGATGACGCCAAGCGCGCCGAGGCGCCGCTGGCGGGCGGCGAAGTGCGTATGCTCGACCTCAAGCGCGCCAAACCGGTGTTGCTGCGCCGTAAGGATCGCGTCGATCGCGCAGTCGAGGCACCGCGGCTGGTGGTCGAGGAGATGACGCCGCGCGTCGACGGCGGCGATTTTCCGGTGAAGTGCGTCACCGGCGAGCAGCTCACGGTCGAAGCCAAAATCTATGCCGATGGGCATGAACAGCTCGCCGCCGAATTGCTGTGGCGCCCCGCCGACGCCAAGAAATGGACCGCGGTGAGGATGGAGCAGCTGCCCAATGACGGCTGGCGCGCGGCATTCCGCCCCGAACGGCTCGGGCGGCACGAATTTACCGTGCAGGGCTGGCTCGACCGGTTCGGCGGCTTTCGGCGCGATTTCGGCAAGAAACTCGACGCGGGCGTTGCGCTGGCGGTCGATTATGCCGAGGGCCGCGTGCTGGTCGAGCGCGCGCGCGACCGTTCGAGCGGCAAGCTGCGCGACACGCTGGGCAAATGGGCCGAGCGGCTCGCGGGCGACAACGATGCCGATGCGTTGCTTTCGCCCGAACTTGCTGCCGCGATGGATGCCGCCGACGATCGCCCGCACCTGCTCGCCGGGCCGGTGCAGTTGCTCGACGCCGAGCGGCTGCAGGCGCGGTTTTCGAGCTGGTACGAGCTCTTCCCGCGCTCGCAGACCGACGATCCCGCGCGCCACGGCACGTTCGCCGATGTCGAAAAGCGGCTGCCGCAGATCCGCGCGATGGGGTTCGACACGCTCTATTTCCCGCCGATCCACCCGATCGGCCGTACCCATCGCAAGGGGCCGAACAACAGCCTGACCGCGGGGCCGGACGATCCCGGCAGCCCCTATGCGATCGGCAGCAAGGACGGCGGCCATACCGCGCTCCACCCCGAACTCGGCAGTTTCGATGATTTCGCCCGGCTGATCGCGGCCGCGCGCGAGCATGAGCTAGAAATCGCGCTCGACTTCGCGATCCAGTGTTCGCCCGACCATCCCTGGCTCAAGGAACATCCCGGCTGGTTCGACTGGCGGCCCGACGGCTCGATCAAATATGCCGAGAACCCGCCCAAGAAATATCAGGATATCGTCAACGTCGATTTCTACCAGCCCGACGCGCTGCCTGACTTGTGGGTGGCGCTGCGCGACGCGGTGCTGTTCTGGATCGACAAGGGCGTGAAGGTGTTCCGCGTCGATAATCCGCACACCAAGCCGCTGCCCTTCTGGGAATGGATGATCGCCGATATCCGCGCGCGCCATCCCGATGCGATCTTCCTCGCCGAAGCCTTTACCCGCCCGGCGATGATGTACCGCCTCGCCAAGATCGGCTTTTCGCAAAGCTATACCTATTTCACCTGGCGCGACCACAAGGGCGAGCTGACCGACTATCTGACCGAGCTGACAACGCAGGCGCCGAAGGATTTCTATCGCCCGCATTTCTTCGTCAACACGCCCGACATCAATCCGAAATTCCTCCAGACGTCGGGCCGTCCCGGCTTCCGCATTCGCGCGGTGCTTGCGGCGACGCTATCGGGGCTGTTCGGCGTCTATTCGGGGTTCGAACTGTGCGAAGCCGCGCCCGTGCCGGGCAAGGAGGAATATCTCGATTCGGAGAAATACGAAGTCAAACCGCGCGATTGGCAGGCGCCGGGCAACATCGTCGCCGACATCACGCTGCTGAACCGGCTGCGCCGCGCCTATCCGGCGCTGCAGACGCATCTCAATACCCGCTTCCTCGTCGCGCATGACGAGGCGATCCTTTATTATGCCAAGCCCTCGCCCGACGGTGCGGACATGATCCTGGTGATGGTCAGCCTCGATCCGCACCATGCGCGCGAGGCCGATTTCGAAGTGCCGCTCTGGGAATTCGGGCTCGCCGACCATGAATCGATCGGCGTGGAGGATCTCGTCTCGGGCGATCGTTTCGCCTGGCACGGCAAGATGCAGCATGTCCGGCTGACGCCCGACCACCCCTATCACATCTGGCGCATCGCGCCGGGAGCGGCGGCATGA